The Lentzea guizhouensis genome contains a region encoding:
- a CDS encoding TetR/AcrR family transcriptional regulator, translated as MPRWESDAQGRLERAALDLFETQGFERTTVAQIARSAGLTERSFYRYFPDKREVLFAGNVLETHLAAQVEAADPGLTPTEALLTALGTADQVFRSREFLLRRAEVIAASPALAERDLIKLAGIADALERALARRGVEPGEARFLIDVVLAISRRATSRWLAEPDATFADLVARTAAELFAAITPPAAHH; from the coding sequence ATGCCCAGATGGGAGTCCGACGCACAAGGCCGGCTGGAACGCGCGGCGCTCGACCTGTTCGAGACGCAGGGGTTCGAGCGCACCACGGTCGCGCAGATCGCGCGCAGCGCCGGTCTGACCGAGCGCTCCTTCTACCGCTACTTCCCCGACAAGCGGGAGGTCCTCTTCGCCGGCAACGTCCTCGAGACTCACCTCGCCGCCCAGGTCGAGGCGGCCGACCCCGGTCTCACGCCGACCGAGGCGCTGCTGACCGCGCTCGGCACCGCCGACCAGGTCTTCCGCTCCCGCGAGTTCCTGCTGCGCCGCGCCGAGGTGATCGCCGCCAGCCCGGCGCTGGCCGAACGGGACCTGATCAAGCTCGCCGGCATCGCCGACGCGCTGGAGCGGGCACTCGCGCGGCGCGGCGTCGAGCCCGGCGAGGCACGCTTCCTCATCGACGTGGTGCTGGCGATCTCCCGGCGTGCCACGTCCCGCTGGCTGGCCGAACCGGACGCGACCTTCGCCGACCTCGTCGCCCGCACGGCCGCCGAGCTGTTCGCGGCGATCACACCGCCGGCAGCCCATCACTAG
- a CDS encoding phosphatidylinositol-specific phospholipase C/glycerophosphodiester phosphodiesterase family protein, with the protein MKRSTLSVLLALLVSVVASPVPGAVAAPGRVQPLERAHAHNDYEHDRPLADARDRGFTSVEADVWLVDGELRVAHDLADTRPGRTLRSLYLHPLAQTVRANGGRVHPHWRGSFQLLVDIKSDGPATYQAVDEALREFRPMLTQWVNGHERRGAVEVVISGNRPREDMLAQRIRRAGYDGRLSDLGSGVPATFMPLVSDNWTKNFTWQGVGAMPVAEREKLHGIVSQAHAAGYRVRFWATPDVAGEARNAVWRELLTAGVDHINTDDLAGLREFLLANDPAERRRG; encoded by the coding sequence ATGAAGCGATCGACGTTGTCCGTCCTGCTGGCTCTGCTCGTCAGCGTCGTGGCGAGCCCGGTGCCGGGTGCCGTTGCGGCGCCGGGCCGGGTGCAGCCGCTCGAACGTGCGCACGCGCACAACGACTACGAGCACGACCGCCCGCTGGCCGACGCCCGCGACCGCGGGTTCACCTCGGTGGAGGCCGACGTGTGGCTGGTGGACGGTGAGCTTCGCGTGGCGCACGACCTGGCCGACACGCGGCCGGGCCGCACGCTGCGCAGCCTCTACCTCCACCCGCTCGCCCAGACCGTGCGCGCGAACGGGGGTCGCGTCCACCCGCACTGGCGCGGTTCCTTCCAGCTGCTCGTCGACATCAAGAGCGACGGTCCGGCGACCTACCAGGCCGTGGACGAGGCGCTGCGCGAGTTCCGTCCCATGCTGACCCAGTGGGTCAACGGCCACGAACGACGTGGCGCGGTTGAGGTGGTCATCAGCGGGAACCGGCCGCGTGAGGACATGCTCGCCCAGCGGATCCGGCGGGCCGGGTACGACGGGCGGCTGAGCGATCTCGGCAGCGGCGTCCCCGCCACGTTCATGCCGCTCGTCAGCGACAACTGGACGAAGAACTTCACGTGGCAGGGCGTCGGCGCCATGCCCGTGGCCGAGCGGGAGAAGCTTCACGGCATCGTGTCGCAGGCACACGCCGCCGGCTACCGGGTGCGGTTCTGGGCCACCCCGGACGTGGCGGGTGAGGCGCGGAACGCGGTGTGGCGTGAGCTGCTCACGGCCGGCGTCGACCACATCAACACCGACGACCTCGCGGGGTTGCGGGAGTTCCTCCTCGCGAACGACCCGGCTGAGCGCCGCCGGGGCTGA
- a CDS encoding SDR family oxidoreductase, with product MRIVVIGGTGLIGSQVVKRLGEHGHEAVAASPGSGVNTVTGEGVQEVVQGADVLVDVSNSPSFADEDVMNFFTTATTNLTEAAKEAGVGHYVALSIVGTDELPDSGYLRAKVAQEKLITESGLTCSIIRATQFFEFAGAIANSATVDGVVRLPHGGVQPIAAADVAAVVARTAATEPVNGVLEIGGPEELTMDGWIRTVLTQRGDERRVVHDPAAQYFGTVLTGRQLVPNAGAQLQPTSLRQWFAAGN from the coding sequence ATGAGGATCGTTGTCATCGGCGGCACCGGCTTGATCGGCAGCCAGGTCGTCAAGCGGCTGGGCGAGCACGGCCACGAGGCGGTGGCGGCGTCCCCCGGCAGCGGCGTCAACACCGTCACCGGCGAGGGCGTCCAGGAGGTCGTGCAGGGCGCCGACGTGCTCGTCGACGTCTCGAACTCGCCCTCGTTCGCCGACGAGGACGTCATGAACTTCTTCACCACCGCCACGACCAACCTGACCGAGGCAGCGAAGGAAGCCGGCGTCGGGCACTACGTCGCACTGTCGATCGTGGGCACCGACGAGCTGCCGGACTCCGGCTACCTGCGGGCCAAGGTCGCGCAGGAGAAGCTCATCACCGAGTCCGGACTCACGTGCTCGATCATCCGCGCCACGCAGTTCTTCGAGTTCGCCGGCGCCATCGCGAACTCCGCGACCGTCGACGGCGTGGTGCGCCTGCCCCACGGCGGCGTGCAGCCGATCGCCGCGGCCGACGTGGCCGCGGTCGTGGCCAGGACGGCCGCGACCGAACCGGTGAACGGCGTGCTGGAGATCGGTGGGCCGGAGGAGCTCACGATGGACGGGTGGATCCGCACAGTGCTGACCCAGCGCGGCGACGAGCGCCGGGTCGTGCACGACCCGGCGGCGCAGTACTTCGGCACCGTGCTGACCGGCAGGCAGCTGGTGCCCAACGCGGGCGCGCAGCTGCAGCCGACCAGCCTGCGGCAGTGGTTCGCGGCGGGCAACTGA
- a CDS encoding RNA polymerase sigma-70 factor, giving the protein MTQLEQAESAFAAARPRLFGIAYRMTGSVADAEDLVQEVWLRWQTADRAAVLNPEAYLATAITRLAINESQTARARRETYVGPWLPEPVDTAADPQLGAEQGAVLELAVLLLLEKLTPTERAAYVLREAFDYPYREISEIVQTTEVAARQLVSRARKHLADSRRTPVAPQRQRELLEAFVAAAQAGDLAGLEKLFAADVVSWSDSNGAVRAAGRPLHGAASLAKIFAAWAPTFWTPRDVSYVEANGQWAIRLQREGEVYGVITVTASEEGIDQVMWLVNPEKLGQFA; this is encoded by the coding sequence ATGACGCAGCTCGAGCAGGCCGAGTCGGCGTTCGCGGCCGCGCGCCCGAGGCTCTTCGGCATCGCGTACCGGATGACCGGCAGCGTGGCCGACGCCGAGGACCTCGTGCAGGAGGTGTGGTTGCGCTGGCAGACCGCCGACCGCGCCGCGGTTCTCAACCCGGAGGCCTACCTGGCCACGGCGATCACCCGCCTGGCGATCAACGAGAGCCAGACCGCCCGCGCCCGCCGCGAGACCTACGTCGGCCCGTGGCTGCCCGAACCCGTCGACACCGCCGCCGACCCGCAGCTCGGCGCCGAGCAGGGCGCGGTGCTGGAGCTGGCGGTGTTGCTGCTGCTCGAAAAGCTCACCCCGACCGAACGCGCCGCCTACGTCCTGCGCGAGGCGTTCGACTACCCGTACCGCGAGATCTCCGAGATCGTGCAGACCACCGAGGTCGCCGCCCGCCAGCTGGTCAGCCGCGCCCGCAAACACCTCGCCGACTCCCGCCGCACCCCGGTGGCGCCCCAACGGCAACGCGAGCTGCTGGAAGCCTTCGTCGCCGCCGCCCAGGCCGGTGACCTGGCCGGCCTGGAGAAGCTGTTCGCCGCCGACGTGGTCAGCTGGTCCGACTCCAACGGCGCGGTCCGGGCGGCCGGTCGCCCGCTCCACGGCGCGGCGTCGCTGGCCAAGATCTTCGCGGCGTGGGCACCGACGTTCTGGACCCCGCGGGACGTCTCGTACGTCGAGGCGAACGGGCAGTGGGCGATCAGGCTGCAGCGCGAGGGCGAGGTGTACGGCGTGATCACCGTGACCGCCTCCGAGGAGGGCATCGACCAGGTGATGTGGTTGGTCAACCCCGAGAAGCTCGGCCAGTTCGCCTGA
- a CDS encoding DinB family protein, producing MIDRPEPPLTGDERETLRAFLDFHRATLALKCEGLSDDELRQRSMPPSTLSLLGLVRHMAEVERTWFRKVVNGEDITNVWSAENDYQVAYDATGATRDEAFAAWQDEVEHARRIEREAESLDVIAYQPRWEQHVSLRLVMHHMCHEYARHNGHADFLREGVDGVTGV from the coding sequence ATGATCGACCGACCAGAGCCGCCGCTGACCGGGGACGAGCGCGAGACGTTGCGAGCGTTCCTCGACTTCCACCGCGCCACCCTCGCGCTCAAGTGCGAGGGCCTGTCCGACGACGAGCTGCGGCAGAGGTCCATGCCGCCCTCCACGCTCAGCCTGCTCGGCCTCGTCCGGCACATGGCCGAGGTCGAGCGCACGTGGTTCCGCAAGGTCGTCAACGGCGAGGACATCACCAACGTCTGGTCGGCGGAGAACGACTACCAGGTCGCCTACGACGCGACCGGTGCCACGCGCGACGAGGCTTTCGCGGCGTGGCAGGACGAAGTCGAGCACGCGCGCAGGATCGAGCGCGAAGCCGAGTCACTGGACGTCATCGCCTACCAGCCGCGCTGGGAGCAGCACGTTTCGCTGCGACTGGTCATGCACCACATGTGCCACGAGTACGCGCGGCACAACGGTCATGCCGACTTCCTGCGCGAGGGCGTGGACGGCGTGACAGGTGTATGA
- a CDS encoding serine/threonine-protein kinase, which translates to MSNQFGSYELQQLLGRGGMGEVYLAVNSRTGRRVALKLLSNDEALRDPELARRFRLECRLAAQIDHPHVLPVYDYSTDDPPYFVMRYINGIDLASVIEQGPLAPERAVTIVEQIGSALDAAHREDLRHRDVKPSNVMLEPGARRGADHAWLFDWGIAQPIDTGGAPPVTRLDQIVGTPGYIAPERLQSGQKADHRADVYSLAVMLYECLAGRRPFVRDNDMGVLTAHVLDEPDPLPDHVPPALKQVVLKGLAKDREQRYQSAGELGAAARAAIDTIIMPAVRDTPPPPKRAPRGLVWGAVAALTGAAGWRSC; encoded by the coding sequence GTGTCCAACCAGTTCGGCTCCTACGAGTTGCAGCAACTGCTGGGCCGCGGCGGCATGGGTGAGGTGTACCTCGCCGTCAACTCCCGCACCGGGCGCCGGGTGGCGCTGAAGCTGCTGTCCAACGACGAGGCGTTGCGGGATCCGGAGCTGGCCAGGAGGTTCCGGCTGGAGTGCCGGCTGGCGGCGCAGATCGACCACCCGCACGTGTTGCCGGTCTACGACTACTCGACCGACGACCCGCCCTACTTCGTCATGCGCTACATCAACGGCATCGACCTCGCCTCGGTGATCGAGCAGGGGCCGCTGGCACCGGAGCGCGCGGTGACCATCGTCGAGCAGATCGGGTCGGCGCTGGACGCGGCGCACCGCGAGGACCTGCGGCACCGGGACGTCAAGCCGTCCAACGTGATGCTGGAGCCGGGGGCGCGGCGCGGAGCCGACCACGCGTGGCTCTTCGACTGGGGCATCGCGCAGCCGATCGACACCGGCGGTGCTCCCCCGGTGACCCGGCTCGACCAGATCGTCGGCACGCCCGGCTACATCGCGCCCGAACGGTTGCAGTCCGGGCAGAAGGCCGATCATCGCGCGGATGTGTACTCGTTGGCCGTGATGCTCTACGAGTGCTTGGCAGGGCGCAGACCGTTCGTGCGCGACAACGACATGGGTGTGCTCACCGCGCACGTGCTCGACGAGCCGGACCCGTTGCCCGACCACGTGCCACCGGCGCTCAAGCAGGTGGTGCTGAAAGGTCTGGCCAAAGACCGCGAGCAGCGCTACCAGTCCGCCGGCGAGCTCGGCGCGGCGGCGCGGGCGGCGATCGACACGATCATCATGCCCGCCGTCCGGGACACCCCGCCTCCGCCGAAACGCGCGCCGCGCGGTCTGGTCTGGGGTGCGGTCGCCGCGCTGACCGGGGCCGCGGGCTGGCGCTCGTGCTGA
- a CDS encoding VWA domain-containing protein: MKRLCLALVLVLASCTSAPPQPTPTPLPDVSGPATTLRVLAGSELADLRPVLDEAARATGVTVKMTFTGSLEGAQTVADGKADGNFDALWFSSTRYLETVPEARQRLGTSTRIMGSPVVLGLRRSVADRLGWGARQVGWLEIAAAAGRGEFTFAMTDPAASNTGFSALVAIASALDGSGRALDTAAIDRVAPQLAGFFAAQRLTAGSSGWLTDAFTGRGELDGLVNYEASLVALNKSGKLTEPLTLIYPRDGVISADYPLTLLGGSGDAARDAHKRLSEFLRFPDTQRKITELTSRRAAVPGVALPQGFPDKLSELPFPGTRDAVDALLTAYFDRLRRPSRTVYVLDTSGSMQGERLAALKRSLSTLTGVDTSLTGKYCRFRSREDVVLLPFNHAPLPVRAFTVDAQNPQPSRDAIRGAIDGLVAAGDTAVYDSLVRAYDELTGTDRFLSIVLMTDGESNTGRSLADFTAFAAGRQIRVFPILFGEAAESQMREVATLTGGELFDARDSDLAQVFCQIRGYQ, encoded by the coding sequence GTGAAGCGTCTGTGCCTCGCACTGGTGCTGGTGCTGGCCTCGTGCACGAGCGCGCCGCCGCAGCCGACCCCCACACCGCTGCCGGACGTGAGCGGGCCGGCCACGACGTTGCGCGTGCTGGCCGGCAGCGAGCTCGCCGACCTGCGGCCGGTCCTCGACGAGGCCGCGCGCGCCACCGGTGTCACGGTGAAGATGACCTTCACCGGCAGCCTGGAGGGCGCGCAGACCGTCGCGGACGGCAAGGCGGACGGCAACTTCGACGCGCTGTGGTTCTCCTCGACCCGGTACCTGGAGACGGTTCCCGAGGCACGCCAACGCCTTGGCACCTCCACCCGGATCATGGGCTCGCCGGTCGTGCTGGGCCTGCGCAGGTCCGTGGCCGACCGGCTCGGCTGGGGTGCGAGGCAGGTCGGCTGGTTGGAGATCGCCGCCGCGGCGGGCAGGGGCGAGTTCACGTTCGCCATGACCGACCCGGCCGCGTCCAACACCGGCTTCTCGGCGTTGGTCGCGATCGCCTCGGCGCTCGACGGCAGCGGCCGCGCCCTGGACACCGCCGCGATCGACCGGGTGGCACCGCAGCTGGCCGGTTTCTTCGCCGCGCAACGCCTCACCGCCGGCTCGTCCGGCTGGCTCACCGACGCGTTCACCGGTCGCGGCGAGCTGGACGGGCTGGTCAACTACGAGGCGTCGCTGGTGGCGTTGAACAAGTCGGGCAAGCTCACCGAGCCGCTCACGCTGATCTACCCGCGCGACGGCGTGATCAGCGCCGACTACCCGCTGACGTTGCTGGGCGGTTCCGGCGACGCCGCCAGGGACGCGCACAAGCGGCTGAGCGAGTTCCTGCGGTTCCCCGACACCCAGCGCAAGATCACCGAGCTGACCTCCCGGCGGGCCGCGGTGCCGGGAGTGGCGCTGCCGCAGGGGTTTCCCGACAAGCTGAGCGAACTTCCGTTCCCCGGCACCAGGGACGCGGTGGACGCGCTGCTCACCGCGTACTTCGACCGCCTGCGCCGGCCGTCGCGCACGGTGTACGTGCTCGACACGTCCGGCTCCATGCAGGGCGAACGGCTCGCGGCGCTCAAGCGGTCGCTGAGCACCTTGACCGGCGTCGACACCTCGTTGACGGGCAAGTACTGCCGGTTCCGCAGCCGCGAGGACGTGGTGCTGCTGCCGTTCAACCACGCACCGCTGCCGGTGCGCGCGTTCACCGTCGACGCGCAGAACCCGCAGCCGTCACGGGACGCCATCCGCGGCGCGATCGACGGGCTCGTCGCCGCCGGGGACACCGCCGTCTACGACAGCCTGGTCCGCGCCTACGACGAGCTGACCGGCACCGACCGGTTCCTCAGCATCGTGCTGATGACCGACGGCGAGAGCAACACCGGTCGTTCGCTCGCCGACTTCACCGCGTTCGCGGCCGGAAGGCAGATACGGGTGTTCCCGATCCTGTTCGGTGAGGCGGCCGAGTCGCAGATGCGTGAGGTGGCGACGCTGACCGGCGGTGAGCTGTTCGACGCCCGGGACAGCGATCTGGCGCAGGTGTTCTGCCAGATCCGCGGCTACCAATGA
- a CDS encoding YciI family protein: protein MPRFITIGYGDRAGYDRTDPAVRDAAHAHDASLRDQGVEMGVAGTPLQVRNHDGLSVAQGPFMTSALPVAGFAIIEADTLDEVVEMVSGTPCAVGHGVVEVWPLAQ, encoded by the coding sequence ATGCCGAGGTTCATCACCATCGGGTACGGCGACCGCGCCGGCTACGACCGCACCGATCCCGCCGTCCGCGACGCCGCCCACGCCCACGACGCCAGCCTGCGCGACCAGGGCGTCGAGATGGGTGTCGCCGGCACGCCGCTGCAGGTGCGCAACCACGACGGCCTGTCCGTCGCGCAGGGACCGTTCATGACCTCCGCGCTCCCGGTCGCCGGGTTCGCGATCATCGAGGCCGACACGCTGGACGAGGTTGTCGAGATGGTGTCGGGGACGCCGTGCGCGGTGGGCCACGGCGTTGTCGAGGTGTGGCCCCTGGCTCAGTAG
- a CDS encoding IclR family transcriptional regulator domain-containing protein, with product MDERDYIQSIERGFAVLLAFDEERVTPTLAELAAATGLSRPAVRRILLTLQRLGYVAANGGRWSLTPRVLSIGQHYAASHGMIEIAQPHLLDLSTRTAESASLAALDGHHAVYVARVPVRRIMSINVSVGTRLPVHATSMGRVLLAWAPDAVVDEVIAQGLPELTKHTVTDPAEFRGALRQVRSDGWSIVAEELEIGLLSVSAPVRDRSGEVVAALASSTSVGRSTVEALRTDVVPVLVETAARISADLGHTASARHEGFY from the coding sequence ATGGACGAGCGCGACTACATCCAGAGCATCGAACGGGGCTTCGCGGTGCTGCTCGCGTTCGACGAGGAACGGGTCACCCCGACCCTGGCGGAGCTGGCCGCCGCGACCGGGTTGTCCCGGCCTGCGGTGCGCCGGATTCTCCTCACGCTGCAACGTCTCGGCTACGTCGCGGCGAACGGCGGCCGGTGGTCGCTGACCCCGCGCGTGCTGAGCATCGGGCAGCACTACGCGGCCTCGCACGGGATGATCGAGATCGCGCAGCCGCACCTGCTCGACCTCTCCACCCGAACGGCCGAGTCGGCCTCGCTCGCCGCGCTCGACGGCCACCACGCCGTCTACGTCGCCCGCGTGCCGGTGCGGCGGATCATGAGCATCAACGTGTCGGTCGGCACCCGGCTGCCGGTGCACGCCACCTCGATGGGCCGGGTGCTGCTGGCGTGGGCACCGGACGCCGTGGTGGACGAGGTGATCGCGCAGGGGCTGCCCGAGCTGACCAAGCACACCGTCACGGACCCGGCGGAGTTCCGCGGTGCGTTGCGGCAGGTGCGGTCCGACGGCTGGTCGATCGTCGCCGAGGAGCTGGAGATCGGGCTGCTGTCGGTGTCCGCGCCGGTGCGCGACCGGTCGGGCGAGGTCGTGGCGGCACTGGCGTCGTCGACGTCGGTGGGCCGGTCGACGGTCGAGGCGCTGCGGACGGACGTCGTGCCCGTGCTGGTGGAGACGGCCGCGCGGATCAGCGCCGACCTCGGGCACACGGCGTCAGCGCGGCACGAGGGCTTCTACTGA
- a CDS encoding flavin reductase family protein — protein sequence MTLDHRTIRTAFGRFATGVTVVTCRNDDGEPHGATVNAFTAVSLDPALCQVTLTRRSKACRFLDDAPFAVNVLAHDQLDTAMTFAGRPQGEAPRWAEGPTAPVLLGTAATISCRPWRTYDGGDHLIVIGEVAGIEISDADPLLFFGGAFRSLAEPDNHWHICADSLDTGWFGSSFTPLRRTAASTTKG from the coding sequence ATGACGCTCGACCACCGCACCATTCGCACCGCGTTCGGCCGGTTCGCCACCGGCGTCACGGTCGTGACCTGCCGCAACGACGACGGCGAGCCCCACGGCGCCACCGTCAACGCCTTCACCGCCGTCTCCCTCGACCCGGCGCTGTGCCAGGTCACGCTGACCCGCAGGTCCAAGGCCTGCCGCTTCCTCGACGACGCGCCGTTCGCCGTCAACGTGCTGGCACACGACCAGCTCGACACCGCGATGACCTTCGCGGGCCGCCCCCAGGGCGAGGCACCGCGCTGGGCGGAGGGACCGACCGCGCCGGTCCTGCTCGGCACCGCCGCGACCATCTCCTGCCGGCCGTGGCGCACCTACGACGGCGGCGACCACCTCATCGTCATCGGTGAGGTCGCCGGGATCGAGATCAGCGACGCCGACCCGTTGCTGTTCTTCGGTGGCGCGTTCCGCTCGCTCGCGGAACCGGACAACCACTGGCACATCTGCGCCGACAGCCTCGACACCGGCTGGTTCGGCTCCAGCTTCACCCCCTTGCGGCGCACCGCCGCCTCCACGACGAAGGGTTGA
- a CDS encoding 4-hydroxyphenylacetate 3-hydroxylase family protein has product MTTQQQQRTTRPMTGEEYVESIRDGREVFLGGEKVGDVTTHPAFRNSVRMTARLYDALHDPDRQAVLTAPTDTGSSGFTHPFFRTPRSSADLYADRAAIAEWARMTYGWMGRSPDYKAAFLGTLGANADFYSPFADNARRWYQESQEKVLYWNHAIINPPVDRDRDPDEVRDVFMHVEEERDDGLIVSGAKVVATGSAITNYNFIAHYGLPIKKREFALVCTVPMGAPGMKLICRNSYAANVDATTGPFDYPLSSRFDENDTIFVLDRVKIPWENVFIYGDADKASTFFPGSGFLHRFTFHGVTRLAVKLDFLAGLLLKGVEATGTKDFRGIQTRVGEVIGWRNLFWALSEAMCAKPDAWIDGAVLPHLDFGLAYRWFMTVGYPRIREIILQDLGSALIYLPSSAKDFASDEVRPYLDKYVRGSNGMDAVERVKLMKLIWDSVGSEFGGRHELYERNYSGNHEGVRAEMLFAAQQSGTAEEMKGFAEQCMAEYDLDGWRVPDLYNPGATLLNGR; this is encoded by the coding sequence ATGACCACCCAGCAACAGCAGCGGACCACCCGGCCGATGACCGGTGAGGAGTACGTCGAGTCCATCCGGGACGGACGGGAGGTCTTCCTCGGCGGCGAGAAGGTCGGCGACGTCACGACGCACCCGGCGTTCCGCAACTCGGTGCGGATGACCGCCCGCCTGTACGACGCGTTGCACGACCCGGACAGGCAGGCCGTGCTGACCGCGCCGACCGACACCGGCAGCAGCGGCTTCACGCACCCGTTCTTCCGCACGCCGCGCAGCAGCGCCGACCTCTACGCCGACCGCGCCGCGATCGCCGAGTGGGCGCGGATGACCTACGGGTGGATGGGCCGCAGCCCCGACTACAAGGCCGCCTTCCTCGGCACGCTCGGCGCGAACGCCGACTTCTACTCCCCCTTCGCCGACAACGCCCGGCGCTGGTACCAGGAGTCGCAGGAGAAGGTCCTGTACTGGAACCACGCGATCATCAACCCGCCGGTGGACCGCGACCGCGACCCCGATGAGGTCCGTGACGTGTTCATGCACGTCGAGGAGGAGCGCGACGACGGCCTGATCGTGAGCGGTGCCAAAGTGGTCGCGACCGGCAGCGCGATCACCAACTACAACTTCATCGCCCACTACGGACTGCCGATCAAGAAGCGCGAGTTCGCGCTGGTGTGCACGGTGCCGATGGGCGCGCCGGGCATGAAGCTGATCTGCCGCAACTCCTACGCCGCCAACGTGGACGCCACGACCGGCCCGTTCGACTACCCGCTCTCGTCCCGCTTCGACGAGAACGACACGATCTTCGTGCTGGACCGGGTGAAGATCCCGTGGGAGAACGTCTTCATCTACGGCGACGCGGACAAGGCCAGCACGTTCTTCCCCGGTTCCGGCTTCCTGCACCGCTTCACCTTCCACGGCGTCACCCGGCTCGCGGTCAAGCTCGACTTCCTGGCCGGGCTGCTGCTCAAGGGCGTGGAAGCCACCGGCACCAAGGACTTCCGCGGCATCCAGACCCGCGTCGGCGAGGTCATCGGGTGGCGCAACCTGTTCTGGGCGCTGTCCGAGGCCATGTGCGCGAAGCCGGACGCGTGGATCGACGGCGCCGTGCTGCCGCACCTGGACTTCGGCCTGGCCTACCGGTGGTTCATGACGGTCGGCTACCCGCGGATCCGCGAGATCATCCTGCAGGACCTGGGTTCCGCGCTGATCTACCTGCCGTCGAGCGCCAAGGACTTCGCCTCCGACGAGGTGCGGCCGTACCTGGACAAGTACGTGCGCGGCTCGAACGGCATGGACGCGGTCGAGCGGGTGAAGCTCATGAAGCTGATCTGGGACTCGGTCGGCAGCGAGTTCGGCGGCCGGCACGAGCTCTACGAACGCAACTACTCCGGCAACCACGAGGGCGTGCGCGCGGAGATGTTGTTCGCCGCGCAGCAGTCCGGCACGGCGGAGGAGATGAAGGGCTTCGCCGAGCAGTGCATGGCCGAGTACGACCTCGACGGCTGGCGGGTGCCCGACCTGTACAACCCCGGCGCGACCTTGTTGAACGGACGGTGA
- a CDS encoding dioxygenase, with the protein MTAVETPAAADSGAAASANFRSAARTSVDIPAERVSTVVTAVLRGVHEAIRAHDVTYPEFQAAKQWLMDVGEGGEWPLFLDVFVEHVVEEVAARTQDGTKGTILGPYYLPDQQRLGSVATLPMRPDEQGDPLVFSGRVVDLTGAPLEAELDIWHADARGYYSGFAPGVPDGNLRAVVMTDSDGRFEITTVQPAPYRIPTDGPTGRLVDAAGWHPWRPAHLHLIVRAPGHRPITTQLYFAGGQYVDSDVAEAVKPELVLTPAGQVAEYDFVLEPV; encoded by the coding sequence ATGACTGCCGTTGAGACCCCCGCCGCAGCGGACTCCGGTGCCGCCGCGAGCGCCAACTTCCGTTCCGCCGCACGCACTTCCGTCGACATCCCGGCCGAGCGGGTGTCCACTGTGGTCACCGCCGTGCTGCGGGGCGTGCACGAGGCGATCCGCGCGCACGACGTCACCTACCCCGAGTTCCAGGCCGCGAAGCAGTGGCTGATGGACGTCGGCGAGGGCGGCGAGTGGCCGTTGTTCCTGGACGTGTTCGTCGAGCACGTCGTCGAGGAGGTCGCCGCGCGCACCCAGGACGGCACCAAGGGCACCATCCTCGGGCCGTACTACCTGCCGGACCAGCAGCGGCTGGGCTCGGTGGCGACGCTGCCGATGCGTCCGGACGAGCAGGGTGACCCGCTGGTGTTCTCCGGCCGGGTGGTCGACCTCACCGGAGCGCCGCTGGAGGCCGAGCTGGACATCTGGCACGCCGACGCCCGGGGCTACTACTCGGGTTTCGCCCCCGGTGTCCCGGACGGAAACCTGCGCGCGGTGGTCATGACCGACTCCGACGGCCGGTTCGAGATCACGACGGTGCAGCCCGCGCCGTACCGGATCCCGACCGACGGGCCGACCGGGCGGCTGGTCGACGCGGCGGGCTGGCACCCGTGGCGGCCCGCGCACCTGCACCTCATCGTGCGCGCACCGGGACACCGGCCGATCACCACGCAGCTCTACTTCGCCGGCGGGCAGTACGTCGACAGCGACGTCGCCGAGGCGGTGAAACCGGAGCTGGTGCTGACCCCGGCCGGCCAGGTGGCCGAGTACGACTTCGTGCTGGAGCCGGTGTGA